A region of the Spirochaetota bacterium genome:
TGAATTTGGCATAGCTCAAAAATTCACCGATAAATGGGATTCCCGTGAATATCGTCGATTCCCAAATTCTGTGAAAACTACTTTAATAGTAAAAAATCCAAATGGCAATGATGAAAAATTTGTATTTATATCATATATTAATTTAAGCAGATAGATACGTATAATCATGTTAATACTGATAAAAAAATCTATTAAAAAATTATATAAAAATCAAACCAATCGGGGTTATGTTTTGATAATAGTATTAATTATCATAGCTGCTATCATATCGATTTCATCAGAATTTTTAATTTTGGCTCAAACAAATACCAGATACCTGCAATCATTTACTAACAGGCAAAAGGCTTATTGGATTGCACGTTCAGGGATAAATTTAGCTATAGAATTACTTGAAGCTGATAAAAAAGGTTCAATTGCAAATTTTTTAAGTGGGGACATTGAAACAGACCCTAATGTTGATTCATATAAAGATATTTGGGCTCTTCCTTTGCCTGAAATTCCACTGGAAAATGGTAATATTCAATTGCTCATTGAAGATGAAAATTCAAAAATAAATGTAAGTGTACTGGCTAATGAATTTGTTGACCAAACACCCTATTATATTATCACACAACGATTTTTTATTAATATGGGTTTGCCCATAGACCTTGCTGATTGCATTCTAGACTGGGTGGACATTGATGATGCCCGTTCACCGTATGGTGCAGAAACTTCTGATTATTATCAAAACTTAAAAAAGCCATATAAAGCCAAAAATGCTGCGTTAGATACAATTAATGAATTGTTGCTTATTAAAGGTATTTCACCTCTCATATTTTATGGATTAGGTGGCGGCAATTATGGTTTGGAAAGTAATCTTGTAGATAATAACAAAGGATTACAGAATGTGATTGAATCATTAAGCGGTGGTACCAAAATTGAGATTTCAAAAGATATGTCACTAATAAAGATTGGGAAAGAGAAAAATAGAGCATTATATAATTATTTCAGAGTAAATGGCGAGCGCAGTGACTATTTGAATGATATTAATAAAATTAATATAAATACTGCCAGTTTCAGAGTATTATCTGCATTGACAGACGCCATGACAGATGATAAAGTGACAGAAATTATAAGAAGAAGATTGCAAAAACCATTTAAAAATGTTGATGAAATCAGTGATATAATTACTGATGAAACTATACGAAAAAACCTGTTAACTGTTCGTTCATATATTTTTAAAATAAAGTCTATTGGGAAGGCAGGTTCAACTTCTTTAAGCATTGTTGCCTATTACCATAGGGAACGCAAACAAATTATAAACTGGTCAGAGGAATAAGACTGGAGGTTTACCTTGTTTGAAAATATTGCTGTTTTTGATATAGGTTCATTTTCAATAAAATGCATCAAAGCAAAAACTGGTTTTAAAAATTTCCAGGTTGAATCCCTTATTATCGAGGATCTTGATTTTTCAATTGATAATAAAATGGAAAGAATAACTAATGGAATTGATAAGATACTTTCACAAAATGATTTAACTGATTATACTGTTATTACAACATTGACTTCAAATAAATTATTTTTTTATACCTTAAATTTCCCTTTTAAAAACATTAGACAGATATCAGAAGTAATTGGATACGAAATTGCAGATTCAATCCCACTTGATATGGATTCAGTGATTTATGATTTCCA
Encoded here:
- a CDS encoding general secretion pathway protein GspK; the protein is MIIVLIIIAAIISISSEFLILAQTNTRYLQSFTNRQKAYWIARSGINLAIELLEADKKGSIANFLSGDIETDPNVDSYKDIWALPLPEIPLENGNIQLLIEDENSKINVSVLANEFVDQTPYYIITQRFFINMGLPIDLADCILDWVDIDDARSPYGAETSDYYQNLKKPYKAKNAALDTINELLLIKGISPLIFYGLGGGNYGLESNLVDNNKGLQNVIESLSGGTKIEISKDMSLIKIGKEKNRALYNYFRVNGERSDYLNDINKININTASFRVLSALTDAMTDDKVTEIIRRRLQKPFKNVDEISDIITDETIRKNLLTVRSYIFKIKSIGKAGSTSLSIVAYYHRERKQIINWSEE